From a single Brassica rapa cultivar Chiifu-401-42 chromosome A01, CAAS_Brap_v3.01, whole genome shotgun sequence genomic region:
- the LOC103849869 gene encoding OVARIAN TUMOR DOMAIN-containing deubiquitinating enzyme 12 isoform X1, with amino-acid sequence MTRRSFSVSPTTSQENMMGDSSSSTSWSSQTDTQDDRMIALMLSEEYTKLDGAVGRRLSNLAPVPHVPRINSYIPNLNDATLDHQRLLQRLNVYGLCELKVSGDGNCQFRALSDQLYRSSEYHKQVRGEVVKQLKDNRTIYESYVPMKYKRYYKRMAKLGEWGDHITLQAAADRFAAKICLLTSFRDTCFIEIMPQDQAPKRELWLSFWSEVHYNSLYDNQAVPVQQKPKRKHWLF; translated from the exons AT GACTAGAAGGAGTTTCTCTGTTTCACCTACTACGTCACAAGAAAACATGATGGGAGACTCTTCGAGTTCAACCTCTTGGAGCAGTCAAACGGATACTCAGGATGATCGGATGATTGCTCTCATGTTATCTGAAGAATACACTAAACTAGATGGTGCAGTAGGCAGACGCCTCTCCAATCTTGCTCCCGTTCCC CATGTTCCGCGGATAAATTCTTATATTCCCAACTTAAATGATGCCACCTTGGATCACCAACGCCTTCTTCAAAG GCTAAATGTTTATGGTTTGTGTGAGTTGAAGGTCTCTGGTGATGGAAACTGCCAG TTCCGAGCTCTTTCTGACCAGTTGTACCGATCTTCAGAGTACCACAAGCAAGTTAGGGGAGAAGTTGTTAAACAG CTCAAGGACAATCGCACTATATACGAAAGTTATGTTCCGATGAAATACAAACGGTATTACAAGAGGATGGCAAA ACTTGGAGAATGGGGAGACCATATTACCCTACAAGCTGCGGCAGATAGg TTTGCAGCAAAGATATGCCTGCTGACATCCTTCAGAGACACTTGCTTCATTGAAATTATGCCTCAAGACCAAGCACCTAAGCGTG AGTTATGGTTAAGTTTCTGGTCAGAGGTGCATTATAACTCTTTATACGATAATCAAG CGGTTCCAGTTCAGCAGAAGCCAAAGAGAAAACATTGGTTGTTCTAG
- the LOC103849869 gene encoding OVARIAN TUMOR DOMAIN-containing deubiquitinating enzyme 12 isoform X3: MMGDSSSSTSWSSQTDTQDDRMIALMLSEEYTKLDGAVGRRLSNLAPVPHVPRINSYIPNLNDATLDHQRLLQRLNVYGLCELKVSGDGNCQFRALSDQLYRSSEYHKQVRGEVVKQLKDNRTIYESYVPMKYKRYYKRMAKLGEWGDHITLQAAADRFAAKICLLTSFRDTCFIEIMPQDQAPKRELWLSFWSEVHYNSLYDNQAVPVQQKPKRKHWLF, from the exons ATGATGGGAGACTCTTCGAGTTCAACCTCTTGGAGCAGTCAAACGGATACTCAGGATGATCGGATGATTGCTCTCATGTTATCTGAAGAATACACTAAACTAGATGGTGCAGTAGGCAGACGCCTCTCCAATCTTGCTCCCGTTCCC CATGTTCCGCGGATAAATTCTTATATTCCCAACTTAAATGATGCCACCTTGGATCACCAACGCCTTCTTCAAAG GCTAAATGTTTATGGTTTGTGTGAGTTGAAGGTCTCTGGTGATGGAAACTGCCAG TTCCGAGCTCTTTCTGACCAGTTGTACCGATCTTCAGAGTACCACAAGCAAGTTAGGGGAGAAGTTGTTAAACAG CTCAAGGACAATCGCACTATATACGAAAGTTATGTTCCGATGAAATACAAACGGTATTACAAGAGGATGGCAAA ACTTGGAGAATGGGGAGACCATATTACCCTACAAGCTGCGGCAGATAGg TTTGCAGCAAAGATATGCCTGCTGACATCCTTCAGAGACACTTGCTTCATTGAAATTATGCCTCAAGACCAAGCACCTAAGCGTG AGTTATGGTTAAGTTTCTGGTCAGAGGTGCATTATAACTCTTTATACGATAATCAAG CGGTTCCAGTTCAGCAGAAGCCAAAGAGAAAACATTGGTTGTTCTAG
- the LOC103849866 gene encoding DEAD-box ATP-dependent RNA helicase 41, with protein MNEDSCVPYLSDGGIKQKSIDQRSPLPGEPKCVICCRYGEYICDETNDDICSLECKQTLLKKTRVFPATDECFYVGSSSTDYYSLRLRSKLDIHVQGAAVPPPVLSFTSCGLPPKLLLNLETAGYDFPTPIQMQAIPAALSGSSLLASAHTGSGKTASFLVPIVSRCARFRSEHPSSDPRNPLALVLAPTRELCVQVEAQAKMLGKGLPFKTALVVGGDPMSGQLYRIHQGVELIIGTPGRLVDLLAKHTIELEDVMMFVLDEVDCMLQRGFIDQVMQIFRALSQPQVLLFSATVSREVEKVGGSLAKEMILVSIGKPNTPSKAVKQLAIWVDAKQKKQKLFEILTSQNHFKPPAVVYVSSRAGADLLANAITVVTGIKALSIHGEKPMRERRDVMGSFLGGEVPLLVSTGVLGRGVDLLVVRQVIVFDMPNTIKEYIHVIGRASRMGDQGSAILFVNEESRHLFPDLVVALKSCGAAIPKQLTSLTSSREMHSNKKRRVGY; from the exons ATGAACGAAGATAGCTGCGTCCCTTACCTCTCTG ATGGTGGTATCAAACAAAAGTCTATAGATCAAAGATCGCCTCTTCCCGGGGAGCCTAAATGTGTAATCTGCTGTCGTTACGGTGAGTACATTTGTGACGAGACCAATGATGACATCTGCAGTCTCGAGTGTAAGCAAACACTTTTGAAGAAGACTAGAGTGTTTCCTGCCACTGATGAGTGCTTCTATGTTGGATCTTCTTCCACCGATTATTATTCTCTACGGCTTAGAAGCAAGCTTGATATTCATGTCCAAGGAGCAGCAGTTCCTCCTCCTGTCCTCTCTTTCACCTCTTGTGGACTTCCTCCTAAGCTTCTTCTTAATTTAGAAACGGCTGGTTATGACTTTCCCACCCCTATCCAGATGCAAGCAATTCCAGCTGCTTTAAGCGGCTCAAGTCTGCTCGCTTCGGCTCACACTGGCTCCGGCAAGACTGCTTCTTTTCTTGTTCCTATTGTTTCTCGTTGTGCACGTTTTCGCTCTGAGCATCCCTCCTCAGACCCCAGGAACCCCTTGGCTTTGGTTTTGGCTCCAACTAGAGAGCTCTGCGTCCAAGTTGAAGCTCAGGCTAAGATGCTCGGAAAGGGACTCCCATTTAAGACTGCACTTGTTGTAGGCGGGGATCCCATGTCTGGACAACTCTACCGCATTCACCAAGGTGTAGAGTTGATTATTGGCACCCCAGGTCGGCTTGTAGACCTTCTAGCAAAGCACACCATTGAACTAGAGGATGTTATGATGTTTGTGCTGGATGAGGTTGACTGCATGCTCCAGAGAGGTTTCATTGATCAGGTGATGCAGATATTTAGGGCTTTATCACAACCGCAGGTCTTGCTGTTCTCAGCGACGGTCTCAAGGGAGGTGGAGAAGGTGGGAGGGTCTCTAGCCAAGGAAATGATTTTGGTGTCCATAGGTAAACCCAACACACCTAGCAAAGCTGTCAAACAATTGGCTATATGGGTTGATGCAAAGCAAAAGAAACAGAAGCTCTTTGAGATACTGACAAGTCAAAACCATTTCAAACCCCCAGCTGTTGTTTATGTGAGTTCGAGAGCTGGAGCAGATCTCTTGGCTAATGCTATAACTGTGGTGACTGGGATAAAAGCTCTATCGATCCATGGGGAGAAGCCAATGAGGGAGAGGAGAGATGTAATGGGGTCGTTTTTGGGTGGAGAGGTGCCGCTTCTTGTATCAACTGGAGTTCTAGGCCGAGGAGTTGACCTGTTGGTAGTAAGGCAGGTAATCGTGTTTGACATGCCTAATACCATCAAGGAGTACATACATGTAATTGGCAGGGCCTCTAGGATGGGAGACCAGGGCAGTGCCATTTTGTTTGTAAACGAGGAGAGCAGACATCTGTTCCCTGATTTGGTTGTGGCTTTAAAAAGTTGTGGAGCAGCCATACCTAAGCAACTTACCAGTTTGACATCATCCAGGGAAATGCACAGCAACAAGAAGAGGAGGGTTGGATACTGA